One Isoptericola dokdonensis DS-3 genomic window, GTGGTGCAGCTTGAGGATGTACATGTAGCCCACGGAGACCGGGTCCGGGAACGGCTCGCCGGAGCGGCCGTCGAACAGCGGCGCCTTGCCGTCGTGGCCGACCATGCGGTCGCCGTCGCGGTTCGGCAGCGTGGTGGAGATGAGGCCGCGCAGGGCGTCCTCCTCCAGGCCGTCGAAGACCGGCGTCGCCACCGGGACACCCGGCTCGGAGCGCTTGGCGTGCTCCGGCAGCTTGTCGCGCCACGACAGGTCGTCACCCTCGGCCAGCTCGACGTCCCAGCCACGGCTGGCGACCCAGCCCAGGTGGGTCTCGAGGACCTGACCGACGTTCATACGACCCGGCACACCCAGCGGGTTGAGCACGATGTCCACGGGCGTGCCGTCGGCGAGGAACGGCATGTCCTCCTGCGGCAGGATCTTGGAGATGACGCCCTTGTTGCCGTGACGGCCGGCCAGCTTGTCGCCCACCGTGATCTTGCGGCGGTTGGCGATGTAGACGCGGACCAGCTGGTTCACGCCGGCGGGCAGCTCGTCGCCGTCCTCCCGGTTGAACTCGCGCACGCCGATGACCGTGCCGGACTCGCCGTGGGGCACCTTGAGGGACGTGTCGCGGACCTCGCGGGCCTTCTCGCCGAAGATGGCGCGCAGCAGGCGCTCCTCCGGGGTGAGCTCGGTCTCGCCCTTGGGGGTGACCTTGCCGACCAGCACGTCGCCGGCGCCGACCTCGGCACCGATGCGGATCACGCCGCGCTCGTCGAGGTCCGCCAGGACCTCCTCGGAGACGTTCGGGATGTCCCGCGTGATCTCCTCGGGCCCGAGCTTCGTGTCGCGGGCGTCGACCTCGTGCTCCTCGATGTGGATCGAGGACAGGACGTCGTCCTCCACGAGGCGCTGCGACAGGATGATCGCGTCCTCGTAGTTGTGACCCTCCCACGACATGAACGCCACGAGCAGGTTGCGGCCGAGCGCGAGGTCGCCCTCGTCGGTCGCCGGGCCGTCGGCCAGCACGGAGCCGACCTCGACCCGCTGGCCGGCGTCGACCAGCACGCGCTGGTTGTACGACGTGCCCTGGTTCGAGCGGCGGAACTTCGCCACGCGGTACGTGGTGGTGGTCGCGTCGTCGTTCTCGACCGTGATGAGGTCGGCCGACACCTGCGCCACGACGCCCGGCTTGGCGGCGACGATGACGTCACCGGCGTCGACGGCGGCACGACGCTCCATGCCGGTGCCGACGAGCGGGGCCTCCGAGCGGACCAGCGGCACCGCCTGGCGCTGCATGTTCGCGCCCATGAGCGCGCGGTTCGCGTCGTCGTGCTCGAGGAACGGGATGAGGGCCGTCGCGACCGACACCATCTGGCGCGGCGAGACGTCCATGTAGTCCACGTCGGAGGCGAGGACGTCGTCCGTCTCGCCGCCCTTGGTGCGGACCAGGACGCGGTCGGTGAGGAACGTGCCGTCCTCGGCGAGGCCGGTGTTGGCCTGCGCGATGACGTGCCGGTCCTCGTCGTCCGCGGTGAGGTAGACGACCTCGTCGGTCACGCGACCCGCGACGACCTTGCGGTACGGGGTCTCGATGAAGCCGAACGGGTTGATGCGACCGAAGGACGCGAGCGAGCCGATGAGGCCGATGTTCGGGCCTTCCGGCGTCTCGATCGGGCACATGCGGCCGTAGTGCGACGGGTGGACGTCACGGACCTCCATGCCGGCGCGGTCGCGGGACAGACCGCCCGGGCCGAGCGCGGACAGGCGGCGCTTGTGCGTCAGGCCGGCCAGCGGGTTGTTCTGGTCCATGAACTGCGAGAGCTGCGACGTGCCGAAGAACTCGCGGATGGACGCCACGACCGGGCGGATGTTGATCAGGGTCTGCGGCGTGATCGCCTCGACGTCCTGGGTCGTCATGCGCTCACGGACGACGCGCTCCATGCGGGACAGGCCGGTGCGCACCTGGTTCTGGATGAGCTCGCCCACCGCGCGGATGCGACGGTTGCCGAAGTGGTCGATGTCGTCGGTCTCGACGCGCACGTCGACGGGCTCGCCGTCCTTGGTGCCGGCCATCGTCGTCATGTCGGCGTGCAGCGCGGCCATGTACTTGATCGTCGCGACGACGTCGGTGACGGCCAGCGTGCTGTCGGAGAGCTCGGCGGAGACGCCGAGCTTCTTGTTCAGCTTGTAGCGGCCGACCTTCGCGAGGTCGTAGCGCTTGGAGTTGAAGTAGAAGTTCTCCAGCAGCGCGCGACCGGCCTCGACCGTGGGCGGCTCGCCCGGGCGGATCTTGCGGTAGAGGTCGACGAGGGCCTCGTCCTGGGTGTGGACGTGGTCCTTCTCGAGGGTGTCGAGCACGGCGGGGAAGTCGGTGAACTCCTCGCGGATCTCCGCCTCGGTCATGCCGAGCGCCTTGAGCAGCACGGTGACCGGCTGCTTGCGCTTGCGGTCGACGCGCACGCCGACGGCGTCGCGCTTGTCGATCTCGAACTCGAGCCAGGCGCCGCGCGAGGGGATGATCTTCGCGGAGAAGATGTCCTTGTCGCTGGTCTTGTCGGGGGTGCGCTCGAAGTACACGCCCGGCGAGCGGACGAGCTGCGAGACGACGACGCGCTCGGTGCCGTTGATGACGAAGGTGCCGCGGTCGGTCATGAGCGGGAAGTCGCCCATGAAGACCGTCTGGCTCTTGATCTCACCGGTCGTGTAGTTGACGAACTCGGCGGTGACGAACAGCGGGGCCGCGTAGGTGAAGTCCTTCTCCTTGCACTCGTCCACCGTGTACTTCGGGGGCTCGAAGCGGTGGTTGGAGAAGGAGAGCGACATCGACTGGCCGAAGTCCTCGATCGGGGAGATCTCCTCGAAGATCTCCTCCAGGCCGGAGGACTCGGGGACGTCGTGGCGGCCGGCCTCGAGGGCGGCCGCGACACGGGACTGCCACGCCTCGTTGCCGAGGAGCCAGTCGAAGCTCTCGACCTGCAATCCGAGGAGGTCCGGAGCGGCGAGGGGCTCGTGGATCCTGGCGAAGGAGACGCGGCGGGAGGCGGTACGGTTCGCGATGGCGTCGGCGGACGGAGCAGAAGGGGTGCGCGAGGCAGCCAAGAGGGGTCCTTCCCTGCAGTTCGATGGCACGCTGTACGCTCGGTCGTGCGACGGGCACCGGGGCCGCGGGGGCGAGGACCGCGCCCGAGCGTCACGCGGTGAGTCCGGAGAGTCACACGTGGTGGCGGGGCGAGGACGTCGTCGGCGTGGTGGGAGCGTCGGGGCACAGTCGAGCGCAAAGCGCTAGCGTAGCCGAAACCGTCGAACAAGTCCACCCGCGTGGGCGCGCGAGCAGACGTCCTCGGGTTTCACGGATCTGAGGACGTTGTCTCGGTGGCCGCCATATGCCGCCCAAGAAACGGTACCCACCAACGTTACCCGCCTCGGTGCGACGTCGCCACCCTTCGGGCGGAGGGTTTGCTCACACTCCCGCAGACCTTCACGAACCGTCCCCCACCGCGTCCGCCGGGCCCACCGGGCGGGTTCACGCACGACAGAACGGCCCGCACCCCGAGGGGTGCGGGCCGTTCTGGGAGCGTCCGCGGTCAGACCGCGGTCACCGTGAGGTGCGGCTGGGCCGCACGGCTCACTTGAGCTCGATGGAGGCGCCGGCGCCCTCGAGGGCAGCCTTGGCCTTCTCGGCGGTCTCCTTGTTGACGCCCTCCAGGACGGGCTTCGGGGCGCCGTCGACCAGGTCCTTGGCCTCCTTGAGACCGAGGGACGTGAGCGCGCGCACCTCCTTGATGACCTGGATCTTCTTGTCACCGGCGGCGGTCAGGACGACGTCGAACTCGTCCTTCTCCTCCTCGGCGGCGGCGTCGCCGGCGCCACCCGCGGGGGCGGCCACGGCCACGGCGGCCGGGGCGGCAGCGGTGACGTCGAACTTCTCCTCGAAGGCCTTCACGAACTCGGAGAGCTCGATGAGGGTGAGCTCCTCGAAGACGGACAGGAGCTCTTCGGTGCTGAGCTTCGCCATGATGGCGTTCCTTTCAGTCAGCGCTTCACGGGCCAGTCAGGCCCGCCAGAAGCAGGGGTGGTGTGTCGGTGCGCCGCCTGGTCAGGCAGCGACACCAGCCGATTCCTGCTTCTGACGCAGGGCATCGATGACGCGGGCGACCTGGGCGGGCTTGGCGGTGAAGGCGTAGGCAGCCTGGCTGATCTTGGCCTTCATCACGCCGGCCGCCTTGGCCAGCAGGACCTCGCGGGACTCGAGGTCCGCGAGCTTGGTGATCTCCGCAGCGGTCAGGGGGGCGCCGTCGAGGACACCGCCCTTGATGACCAGCGCGGGGTTCGCCTTGGCGAAGTCACGCAGACCCTTGGCCGCCTCGACCGGGTCACCGGTCACGAAGGCGATCGCGGACGGTCCGGCAAGCTCGGCGTCGAGACCCTCGACACCGGCTTCCTTGGCCGCGATGGTGGTCAGCGTGTTCTTCACCACGGCGTAGGTTGCGTTGCCGCGCAGCGACCGCCGCAGCTCCTGGAGCTGCGTGACGGTGAGCCCGCGGTACTCGGTCAGCACGGCCGCGTTGGAGCTACGGAGCTTGTCCGCGATCTCCGCGACGGCGGCTGCCTTGTCCGGCCTCGCCATGGCAATCCTTCCGATGGTGGAGCCGCCGTCCACCCCGGACAAAGAGAAGAGCCCCGGCGCCGGTGCGCACGGGGCTCGGACTCCGCGGCCAGGCCGCGTGATCGTCGTCGTGTCACCTGCGCTGGTCTCCGCTCCGTGGCGGGACTTCGGTCTTCAGCGTCTCAGGCGAACCTGGGCAGCGTCCGACGACCGGCGGTCTTGGGTTACTCGAGAACCTTACACGACCTGCGCCCGCGCTCGAACCCTGCGGGAGGAGGTCCTCGTCACACCGGCAGCGGAAGCGGGCCGTAGCAGACGAGCGGGACGGGCTCGTCCTCCGGTTCGACGGCGGCGGCCAGCGCCGCCGCCGGCGCCTCCCCGGCGGCCAGCGCAGCGTGCAGGCGCGGCATCACCCGAGCGGCGACGTCGTCCCGCAGCGGGGCGACCGACGCGATGACCGCGCGGGCGCCGAGCCGGAGCAGGACGCTCTTGAGCCCCAGCGGCTCCCCGCCCACCCGGGTCGAGGCGCGCCCGACCTCGCAGGCCGACAGCACGACCACCGCTCCCCCCAGGTCCACACCGTCGAGCTCGTGGGCGAACAGCGGCCCGTCGGCCAGCCGGACGCAGGAGAACAACGGGTTGTCGGGCTCGTGGACGCCGTGCGCGGCGACGTGCACGACGGCCGCCCGCGACAGCTCGGCCGTCGTCGCGGCGCAGGTCGCGTCCGCGCCGGTGAGGAGCACGGCCTCGTCCCACTCCCCCGCCACCAGCCCGGCCTCGCGCTCCGCCGACTCCAGGTCGGGCCCACCCACCACGAGGGCACCGCGCCGGTGCGACGCCACCGGGGTCTCGCGCAGGTCGACCCAGGAGTGGACCCGCGTCGCCCGCCTGTCGCGGGACGGCAGCGACTGCCAGGGCAGGGACAGCAGCCCGTCGCGCGCCGCCACGTAGAGCGGCCCCTCGACCTCCAGGGGCACCAGCAGCATCTCGTCGAGACGGGAGAGCGAACGCCGCGCGGACTGGGCGGCGACCTGGCGCATCGGTGCGGGGATGAGCCGGTTCGCCAGCACCTCGAGGTCCTGGCGGACACGGCGGGAGAGCTCGGTGACCTCGGCCTGGGGCGCCAGCTCGACGAGCCGGGACCCGCGGGCGTCGACCCGCACGGCCGTCACGCGGTCCCGGAGCAGGAACGACACCACCGCGGCGTCCCGAGGCTCCGCGGCCAGCCCGGCGCTCACCCCGCGCGCCGTGGCGGGACGGGGCACCAGCCCGCCCGCGGACCCGCCGAGCTGCCACGACCGCTGCCGCGCACGCTCCTGGAGCCGCCGGGCCTCCATCGTCTTGCGGGCCGCCTCCTGCGCGTCGTCACCCTCGCCCGCGCCGAGCTCGCGCGCCTCCTCGGCGGCGCGCCGGGCGCGCGCCATGAGGTCCGCCAGCTCCGGGTCCTCGGGCGGGCGCACCCGCGCGGCACCGGCGAACGCCGCCCGCCCCCGCTCGGTCGCGTCGAACACGGTCCCCGGCCGTCCTGTCGACAGGGCCGCCTCCACGTCGACGACCGCCAGCCGGGCGCCGTGCGTCGCAGCGGCCGTCACCGCGTCCACCGAGCCGAGCCGGGCACGATGGTCGGCGAGGACGTCGTGACCGCGGCGGACCGCCGCCAGCCCGGCCCGGCGGTCGCCGACGGCGAACGCGAGCTGCGCGCGCACCGACTCGTGGTGCAACCGCAGCGGCAGGGGGCACGCCGTGAGCCGGCGCGGTGCCTCGGCGAGGACGGCGGACGCCCGGTCCGTGTCCCGGGCGAGCAGCGCCCATTCCGCGGCGAGCAGCCGGGCGGCCACCGACACCCCGGCCACCGCGGCCGGGCCACGGTCGTCGCCGGCACGGGCGAGGGCCAGTGCCTCGTCGCTCCGGCGCAGGAGCGTGGCGCGTCGTGAGGTGCGGGCACGGCGATCCTGGGACAGGCGCGCCTCGAGCTCGACCACCTGGGCCTGCAGCGCCCACGTCGTGTTGCCGACCCGCGCGAACGCCCGGCGCGCCTGCCGCGCCCAGCGCGCCGCCTCGTCGGGCCGTCGCAGGAGCAGCGCGCACAGGGCGCGCGTGTACAGCGCGTCGGCGACCTCCCCGGCGAGGTTGTCGACGGCCAGCAGACCGGCCGAGTCCGCCAGCACCTGCTCCGCCTCGGAGACGAGCCCGGCATCGACCAGCACCTGCGCCCGCGTGACCTCCGACCATCCGTCGCGGCCGTCCGGGTTGCGGCGTACCGCCGTCTCGAGCTCGGCCAGCGCCGCCGGGAAGTCGCCCTGCCGGTAGTACGCGTACCCGAGGTTGAAGCCGGCGAACGCCTCGTACCGTTCGTGGCCGATCGCGCGGGCATGGTGGAGGGCGCGCTCGTGGTCCGCGACCACGTCGTCCAGCGCACCGTTCTCCAGGCCCGCCGCCGCCCGGTTGATGTGCAGGACCGCCCGGTCACGG contains:
- the rpoB gene encoding DNA-directed RNA polymerase subunit beta; protein product: MAASRTPSAPSADAIANRTASRRVSFARIHEPLAAPDLLGLQVESFDWLLGNEAWQSRVAAALEAGRHDVPESSGLEEIFEEISPIEDFGQSMSLSFSNHRFEPPKYTVDECKEKDFTYAAPLFVTAEFVNYTTGEIKSQTVFMGDFPLMTDRGTFVINGTERVVVSQLVRSPGVYFERTPDKTSDKDIFSAKIIPSRGAWLEFEIDKRDAVGVRVDRKRKQPVTVLLKALGMTEAEIREEFTDFPAVLDTLEKDHVHTQDEALVDLYRKIRPGEPPTVEAGRALLENFYFNSKRYDLAKVGRYKLNKKLGVSAELSDSTLAVTDVVATIKYMAALHADMTTMAGTKDGEPVDVRVETDDIDHFGNRRIRAVGELIQNQVRTGLSRMERVVRERMTTQDVEAITPQTLINIRPVVASIREFFGTSQLSQFMDQNNPLAGLTHKRRLSALGPGGLSRDRAGMEVRDVHPSHYGRMCPIETPEGPNIGLIGSLASFGRINPFGFIETPYRKVVAGRVTDEVVYLTADDEDRHVIAQANTGLAEDGTFLTDRVLVRTKGGETDDVLASDVDYMDVSPRQMVSVATALIPFLEHDDANRALMGANMQRQAVPLVRSEAPLVGTGMERRAAVDAGDVIVAAKPGVVAQVSADLITVENDDATTTTYRVAKFRRSNQGTSYNQRVLVDAGQRVEVGSVLADGPATDEGDLALGRNLLVAFMSWEGHNYEDAIILSQRLVEDDVLSSIHIEEHEVDARDTKLGPEEITRDIPNVSEEVLADLDERGVIRIGAEVGAGDVLVGKVTPKGETELTPEERLLRAIFGEKAREVRDTSLKVPHGESGTVIGVREFNREDGDELPAGVNQLVRVYIANRRKITVGDKLAGRHGNKGVISKILPQEDMPFLADGTPVDIVLNPLGVPGRMNVGQVLETHLGWVASRGWDVELAEGDDLSWRDKLPEHAKRSEPGVPVATPVFDGLEEDALRGLISTTLPNRDGDRMVGHDGKAPLFDGRSGEPFPDPVSVGYMYILKLHHLVDDKIHARSTGPYSMITQQPLGGKAQFGGQRFGEMEVWALEAYGAAYTLQELLTIKSDDIPGRVKVYEAIVKGENIPDSGIPESFKVLLKEMQSLCLNVEVLSSDGVSIEMKESDDEVYRAAEELGIDLSRRPNSATTVDEI
- the rplL gene encoding 50S ribosomal protein L7/L12, encoding MAKLSTEELLSVFEELTLIELSEFVKAFEEKFDVTAAAPAAVAVAAPAGGAGDAAAEEEKDEFDVVLTAAGDKKIQVIKEVRALTSLGLKEAKDLVDGAPKPVLEGVNKETAEKAKAALEGAGASIELK
- the rplJ gene encoding 50S ribosomal protein L10, with translation MARPDKAAAVAEIADKLRSSNAAVLTEYRGLTVTQLQELRRSLRGNATYAVVKNTLTTIAAKEAGVEGLDAELAGPSAIAFVTGDPVEAAKGLRDFAKANPALVIKGGVLDGAPLTAAEITKLADLESREVLLAKAAGVMKAKISQAAYAFTAKPAQVARVIDALRQKQESAGVAA
- a CDS encoding CHAT domain-containing protein — its product is MTSRTVLDTRLREAQELNAASRVRPASKAFRALLRDVAPLDPATVGSWVVELRVRALVGEASCVHALTGDLTAARRMIDEALQVAQDADDQRLAAVAHGQHGLLLLWSGEPHRAVSAFDRALAGVAPENHRDRAVLHINRAAAGLENGALDDVVADHERALHHARAIGHERYEAFAGFNLGYAYYRQGDFPAALAELETAVRRNPDGRDGWSEVTRAQVLVDAGLVSEAEQVLADSAGLLAVDNLAGEVADALYTRALCALLLRRPDEAARWARQARRAFARVGNTTWALQAQVVELEARLSQDRRARTSRRATLLRRSDEALALARAGDDRGPAAVAGVSVAARLLAAEWALLARDTDRASAVLAEAPRRLTACPLPLRLHHESVRAQLAFAVGDRRAGLAAVRRGHDVLADHRARLGSVDAVTAAATHGARLAVVDVEAALSTGRPGTVFDATERGRAAFAGAARVRPPEDPELADLMARARRAAEEARELGAGEGDDAQEAARKTMEARRLQERARQRSWQLGGSAGGLVPRPATARGVSAGLAAEPRDAAVVSFLLRDRVTAVRVDARGSRLVELAPQAEVTELSRRVRQDLEVLANRLIPAPMRQVAAQSARRSLSRLDEMLLVPLEVEGPLYVAARDGLLSLPWQSLPSRDRRATRVHSWVDLRETPVASHRRGALVVGGPDLESAEREAGLVAGEWDEAVLLTGADATCAATTAELSRAAVVHVAAHGVHEPDNPLFSCVRLADGPLFAHELDGVDLGGAVVVLSACEVGRASTRVGGEPLGLKSVLLRLGARAVIASVAPLRDDVAARVMPRLHAALAAGEAPAAALAAAVEPEDEPVPLVCYGPLPLPV